A genome region from Archaeoglobus fulgidus DSM 4304 includes the following:
- a CDS encoding KH domain-containing protein encodes MNVVELEIPEDRVGVLIGKDGEIKKLIEEKTGCKLTVLGKHNVVKIECEDALGFMRARDVVSAISHGFSPDVALKLLYDENLVLEVINLSDFLSDNALRRIKGRIIGKEGKMRKQIEDMLNVNISISDKHVAIIGDPENVAAAREAIMMLVEGAHTSTVIKFMERKRRDLKTRSLDWL; translated from the coding sequence ATGAACGTCGTTGAGCTGGAAATTCCGGAGGATAGGGTTGGTGTGCTGATAGGCAAGGATGGGGAGATTAAAAAGCTGATTGAGGAGAAGACTGGCTGCAAGTTAACCGTTTTGGGCAAGCATAACGTTGTCAAAATCGAGTGCGAGGACGCTCTTGGATTCATGAGGGCGAGGGATGTTGTTTCCGCAATCTCACACGGTTTCTCCCCCGACGTAGCTCTTAAGCTCCTCTACGACGAAAATTTGGTTCTTGAGGTGATCAATCTCTCCGATTTTCTTTCCGACAACGCATTGAGGAGGATTAAGGGCAGGATAATCGGCAAGGAGGGGAAGATGAGAAAGCAGATTGAAGACATGCTGAACGTAAACATCTCCATCTCAGACAAGCACGTGGCGATAATTGGCGATCCCGAAAACGTTGCTGCTGCAAGGGAGGCAATTATGATGCTTGTCGAAGGGGCGCACACTTCAACAGTAATAAAGTTCATGGAAAGGAAGAGGAGGGATTTGAAGACGAGAAGTCTCGATTGGTTATGA
- a CDS encoding DNA topoisomerase I yields the protein MSWLIITEKDNTARRIASILFKDVKTLKKGRVSYYHSPSNDAYVVGLKGHIVELDFPKELNNWTKTPLEKLLQAELVKKVKERTISSILKEIAKKADRVTVATDYDREGELIGVEALEIVKSVNPTVKVDRVRYSAVTEKEIRSAFSKPVKVDFNLANAALARQKIDLIWGATLTRLISVHSGRMGKDFLSVGRVQTPTLRLIVDRELEIQNFKPEKYYEIFAEFEGFIAKHPKRYGSKEEAEKLFAKIGETAKVEEFTRRRMEENRPTPFNTTEFLREASKFMSPHKAMNIAETLYMNGYISYPRTDNTVYPPTINLIEIVSALSSVFPREAQIVLSQDKITPSRGRRETKDHPPIYPTGVAKRGELSKDEWTIYELVVRRFLATLAPKAVWDVRRVVLDSNGVKFVANGRQLVEAGWRDIYIYSKAEETELPLLKKGDVLRILKKRLEEKETKPPGRYSASSLIKMMEKLNLGTKSTRHEIIQKLVSRRYIHGNPFRPSETAFSVINVLKETAETITLPDMTAKLENEMDLIAEGKKREPEVVDESREMLLQILRAIDYRKLSKDLREGVKKDKIVGKCPECGGELVVRQSKAGKRFIGCSNYPDCTFTLPLPQNGTLYITAKQCKEHEIKEVKIRTKKGYWNLGCPYCNYLNWKKENS from the coding sequence ATGAGCTGGCTTATAATAACTGAGAAGGACAACACTGCCAGAAGGATTGCGTCAATTCTCTTCAAAGACGTTAAAACGCTGAAAAAGGGTAGGGTGAGTTACTACCACTCTCCTTCAAACGACGCCTACGTTGTTGGGCTGAAAGGCCACATAGTTGAGCTTGACTTCCCGAAGGAGCTGAATAACTGGACCAAAACTCCTCTTGAGAAACTTCTTCAGGCAGAGCTGGTGAAAAAGGTCAAGGAGAGGACGATTTCCTCTATTTTGAAGGAAATTGCCAAGAAGGCGGACAGAGTTACGGTCGCAACGGACTACGACAGAGAGGGTGAGCTGATAGGAGTTGAGGCTCTGGAAATCGTCAAGTCGGTTAATCCAACTGTTAAGGTTGACAGGGTGAGGTACAGTGCTGTTACGGAGAAGGAGATAAGGTCAGCCTTCTCAAAACCCGTTAAAGTTGACTTCAACTTGGCCAACGCTGCGCTCGCAAGGCAGAAGATAGACCTGATATGGGGTGCCACACTCACCAGGCTCATCTCGGTTCATTCCGGCAGGATGGGCAAGGACTTCCTGAGCGTCGGAAGGGTGCAGACGCCCACTCTAAGGCTGATTGTGGACAGGGAGCTGGAAATTCAGAACTTCAAGCCCGAGAAGTACTACGAGATTTTTGCGGAGTTTGAAGGATTCATCGCAAAGCACCCAAAGAGGTACGGCAGCAAGGAGGAAGCTGAGAAATTATTCGCCAAGATTGGCGAAACGGCGAAAGTTGAGGAATTCACAAGAAGGAGAATGGAGGAGAACAGGCCAACGCCCTTCAACACCACCGAGTTCTTGAGGGAAGCATCGAAGTTCATGTCCCCCCACAAGGCGATGAACATCGCTGAAACCCTTTACATGAACGGCTACATCAGCTACCCCAGAACGGATAACACCGTCTATCCCCCCACCATAAACCTCATTGAAATCGTTTCTGCGCTCTCATCAGTTTTTCCGAGGGAAGCTCAAATCGTGCTATCTCAGGATAAAATAACGCCTTCAAGAGGCAGAAGGGAAACCAAGGACCACCCGCCAATATATCCCACCGGTGTTGCGAAGAGGGGGGAGCTTTCAAAGGATGAGTGGACGATTTACGAGCTTGTGGTAAGGAGGTTTCTCGCGACCCTCGCACCCAAAGCCGTTTGGGACGTTAGAAGAGTCGTTCTCGATAGCAACGGCGTAAAGTTCGTTGCCAACGGCAGACAGCTCGTTGAAGCGGGCTGGAGGGACATCTACATCTACTCAAAAGCTGAGGAAACCGAGCTACCCTTGCTGAAGAAAGGTGACGTCCTGAGAATACTCAAGAAAAGACTTGAGGAGAAGGAAACCAAACCTCCGGGGAGATATTCTGCTTCATCCCTGATCAAAATGATGGAGAAGCTCAATCTCGGCACGAAATCAACGAGGCACGAGATTATTCAGAAGCTCGTCAGCAGACGCTACATTCACGGTAACCCCTTCAGGCCGAGCGAAACGGCCTTTTCTGTAATAAACGTGCTCAAGGAGACTGCGGAGACGATAACGCTGCCAGACATGACCGCTAAGCTTGAAAACGAGATGGACCTCATCGCGGAGGGGAAGAAGAGGGAGCCGGAGGTTGTGGACGAGTCAAGGGAGATGCTCCTGCAGATACTAAGGGCAATAGATTACAGAAAGCTCAGCAAAGATCTGAGGGAGGGTGTAAAGAAAGATAAAATTGTTGGAAAATGTCCAGAATGTGGTGGAGAGCTTGTGGTGAGACAGTCCAAGGCCGGTAAGAGGTTCATAGGTTGCAGCAACTATCCTGACTGCACCTTCACCCTTCCACTTCCCCAGAATGGGACTTTGTACATCACAGCCAAGCAGTGCAAGGAGCACGAAATCAAGGAGGTCAAAATCAGGACAAAGAAGGGATACTGGAATCTCGGATGCCCCTACTGCAACTATCTCAACTGGAAGAAGGAGAACAGCTAA
- a CDS encoding helix-turn-helix domain-containing protein yields MGEVIEAENMEELDISVKEVLKIIGRKGVSDILYSLSDGPKKFSQLMFDTKLNPSILDRHLKVLLKVGLVIKEDKHYKLTESGTKVVETIDDLLELFKKSLG; encoded by the coding sequence GTGGGTGAAGTGATCGAGGCTGAGAACATGGAGGAACTCGATATCAGCGTTAAGGAAGTACTTAAGATTATCGGGAGGAAGGGTGTGAGCGACATCCTCTACAGTCTAAGCGATGGCCCAAAGAAGTTCTCGCAGCTGATGTTCGACACAAAGCTCAATCCAAGCATTCTGGACAGGCATCTGAAAGTTCTGCTTAAGGTGGGTCTCGTCATTAAAGAGGATAAGCACTACAAGCTCACGGAATCCGGCACTAAGGTTGTGGAAACGATAGACGACCTTTTAGAGCTTTTCAAGAAGAGCCTCGGTTAG
- a CDS encoding DUF2250 domain-containing protein has protein sequence MKAGSIASSPGKLKIMNLLAKKELDAGRIAKSTRIPLNIVKWLLDELEKDGLVEQEAGSYKATEEGIKALKALKM, from the coding sequence ATGAAGGCAGGCTCGATTGCATCGAGTCCCGGAAAGCTGAAGATAATGAATCTTTTGGCAAAGAAAGAGCTTGATGCTGGCAGAATTGCAAAAAGCACAAGGATTCCGTTGAATATTGTCAAGTGGCTTTTGGATGAGCTTGAAAAGGATGGTCTGGTTGAGCAGGAGGCTGGCAGCTACAAAGCTACCGAAGAAGGTATAAAAGCCTTGAAAGCTCTGAAAATGTAG
- a CDS encoding radical SAM protein yields MLGHSAFGIIDRGANLLQVRNITGCNLNCIFCSVDEGKGSKTRNADFIVDPDYMLEELGKVVEFKGKGVELHLDGQGEPFLYPYMEYFLEKASRMKGVEVVSIQSNGTLLTEEKISAIEDYVTRINLSLSSLDEKTAKTLHGAYSVKKVKEVAEMIASSKMDLLIAPVWVPGYNDREIPKIIEFALEIGAGKKYPPLGIQKYIPYRYGRKAGKSMPFKEFYRRLEEYEKEYGVKLVLGPEDFGMEKRPKLSCPFRRGERVRARVVCEGRLKGEKVCVARGRSIAVNTDKRVGEFVEFEVVSTKDGIIIGVER; encoded by the coding sequence TTGCTGGGACACTCAGCTTTCGGAATAATAGACAGGGGGGCGAACCTCCTGCAGGTTAGAAACATCACCGGCTGCAACCTCAACTGCATCTTCTGCAGCGTTGATGAGGGCAAAGGCAGCAAAACGAGAAATGCCGACTTCATCGTTGACCCCGACTACATGCTTGAGGAGCTTGGGAAGGTTGTTGAGTTCAAGGGAAAGGGTGTGGAGCTCCATCTCGACGGGCAGGGAGAGCCCTTCCTCTACCCATACATGGAGTATTTTCTCGAGAAAGCGAGCAGGATGAAGGGAGTTGAGGTTGTGTCAATTCAGAGCAACGGCACTTTGCTTACTGAGGAGAAAATTTCGGCCATAGAAGATTACGTCACCAGAATAAACCTTTCATTGAGCTCCCTTGACGAAAAGACGGCAAAAACTCTGCATGGAGCATACAGCGTGAAGAAGGTGAAAGAGGTTGCTGAGATGATTGCCAGCAGCAAGATGGATTTGCTTATAGCCCCTGTCTGGGTTCCGGGCTACAATGACAGGGAGATTCCGAAAATAATTGAGTTTGCCCTCGAGATAGGGGCTGGGAAGAAGTACCCACCCCTTGGAATTCAGAAGTACATTCCCTACCGCTATGGCAGGAAAGCGGGGAAGAGCATGCCGTTTAAGGAGTTCTACCGGAGGCTTGAGGAGTATGAGAAAGAATACGGCGTTAAGCTTGTTCTGGGTCCTGAGGATTTCGGGATGGAGAAGAGGCCGAAGCTGAGCTGCCCCTTCAGGAGGGGCGAGAGAGTTAGGGCGAGGGTGGTGTGTGAGGGAAGGCTCAAAGGTGAGAAGGTCTGCGTGGCGAGGGGGAGGAGCATTGCTGTCAACACTGACAAGAGGGTTGGGGAGTTCGTCGAATTCGAGGTTGTTAGCACCAAGGACGGTATAATAATTGGGGTGGAAAGGTGA
- a CDS encoding inosine monophosphate cyclohydrolase produces MKVLISSSVKEGIECLAKRLAEMGYEILATEGTADYLQEKGVNALKLSEITGIAESKSIKTLHPKIYEMIFSGEIKAVVVIPYNLRENPCRENIDIGGISLLRAAAKAGVPAAYDLKSFQKLVEVLEGKKRYNAAEVFRFTSEYDRTIAEWLENEAP; encoded by the coding sequence GTGAAGGTTCTGATTTCGTCAAGCGTTAAGGAGGGGATTGAATGCCTCGCCAAGAGGCTTGCAGAGATGGGCTATGAAATCCTCGCCACAGAGGGAACAGCGGATTATCTGCAGGAGAAGGGTGTTAATGCTCTCAAATTATCAGAGATTACTGGTATCGCAGAAAGCAAGTCAATCAAAACACTACACCCAAAAATTTACGAGATGATTTTCTCCGGCGAGATAAAAGCGGTGGTGGTGATTCCTTACAACCTCAGAGAGAATCCTTGCAGGGAGAATATTGACATTGGCGGCATTTCCCTCTTGAGGGCTGCGGCAAAGGCAGGAGTTCCGGCAGCCTACGATTTGAAAAGTTTTCAAAAGCTTGTGGAGGTTTTGGAAGGGAAGAAGAGGTACAACGCTGCGGAAGTTTTTCGATTCACTTCAGAGTACGACCGAACGATTGCGGAGTGGTTGGAGAATGAAGCACCTTGA
- a CDS encoding ASCH domain-containing protein, whose translation MKHLEFKGKYAKALIEGRKRLTIRKWTNLKEGDEVLVHSGGKIIGKAKIKAIKKRHVSEITDEEARLDGFRNAEELMEEMKKMGYDGEVYVIHFDFEPLQAVNPHKLYYGDADLEEIARRSLEHLELDERDRLVLETFLSYGSIRKAARKLGGARKRGEIRKVLRKCYNELVKRGLI comes from the coding sequence ATGAAGCACCTTGAGTTTAAGGGAAAATACGCCAAAGCCTTGATTGAGGGAAGGAAGAGGCTGACGATCAGGAAGTGGACGAATTTGAAGGAGGGTGATGAAGTCTTGGTGCACAGCGGAGGAAAGATTATCGGGAAGGCGAAGATTAAGGCTATCAAAAAAAGGCATGTATCTGAGATTACAGATGAGGAAGCGAGGCTCGACGGATTCAGGAATGCGGAGGAGCTGATGGAGGAGATGAAAAAAATGGGCTATGACGGTGAGGTTTACGTCATACACTTCGATTTTGAGCCTCTACAGGCCGTCAATCCTCACAAGCTTTACTACGGCGATGCTGACCTGGAGGAGATTGCAAGAAGGAGTCTTGAGCACCTTGAGCTTGATGAGAGGGACAGGCTGGTGCTCGAAACCTTTTTGAGTTACGGAAGTATAAGAAAGGCTGCGAGAAAGCTCGGAGGGGCGAGAAAAAGGGGGGAGATAAGAAAGGTCTTGAGGAAGTGCTACAACGAGCTTGTGAAGAGGGGGCTGATTTAA
- a CDS encoding nucleotidyltransferase domain-containing protein, with product MKEKARKILGDCEVFIVGSFARGEHTLSSDLDILIVSSKIPEK from the coding sequence ATAAAAGAAAAGGCCAGGAAGATTCTTGGCGATTGCGAAGTTTTCATAGTTGGAAGCTTCGCGAGAGGGGAGCACACTCTGAGTTCTGATCTCGACATTCTCATTGTGTCCTCAAAAATCCCCGAAAAATGA